In Bacteroidales bacterium, a genomic segment contains:
- the rpmF gene encoding 50S ribosomal protein L32 produces MAHPKRKQSKSRRDKRRTHFKAIEPQLSKCNNCGATHRYHRICPECGFYRGRLVDDKKAV; encoded by the coding sequence ATGGCACATCCTAAACGCAAACAGTCAAAATCAAGACGAGACAAAAGAAGAACTCATTTTAAAGCAATCGAGCCTCAATTATCAAAATGCAATAACTGTGGAGCGACACACCGTTATCACAGGATTTGTCCCGAATGTGGATTTTACAGAGGACGACTTGTAGATGATAAAAAAGCAGTATAA
- a CDS encoding DUF177 domain-containing protein has product MKTTKSILDRYKIKIAELPLGISEYNFVLDDVLFSYFNHPYVEKGNVAAKVTLDKRPNLIEVNITVSGTLEVQCDRCLDYFLYPINTNEIILYTIGQQEEHENKNVVIITKEQSVIDLSSDLYEIAVTQLPISKVHPNNEQGVSLCNSKMLELLNKYLVNEEQINPTQKLSDIIK; this is encoded by the coding sequence ATGAAAACAACAAAAAGCATTCTTGACAGATATAAGATAAAAATTGCAGAGTTGCCTTTAGGAATATCTGAATACAACTTTGTTCTGGACGATGTTCTGTTTTCTTATTTTAACCATCCATACGTTGAAAAGGGAAATGTAGCTGCCAAAGTTACTTTAGACAAAAGACCAAATTTAATTGAAGTCAACATTACAGTAAGTGGCACACTCGAAGTACAATGTGACCGTTGTTTAGATTATTTCTTATACCCAATAAATACTAACGAAATAATTCTATATACAATAGGACAACAAGAAGAACATGAAAACAAAAATGTTGTAATTATTACAAAAGAACAATCAGTAATTGATTTATCGTCAGATTTATATGAAATAGCTGTAACACAATTGCCAATAAGCAAAGTTCATCCAAACAATGAACAAGGTGTATCTTTGTGCAATTCTAAAATGTTAGAGTTATTAAATAAATATTTGGTTAATGAAGAACAAATTAACCCAACTCAAAAATTAAGTGATATAATAAAATAA